Proteins from one Candidatus Dependentiae bacterium genomic window:
- the gatC gene encoding Asp-tRNA(Asn)/Glu-tRNA(Gln) amidotransferase subunit GatC: MALISKEEVKKIARISAIEINESEIESFTKQLGDVLAYAARVQEIAAELEEPSSKNINMFREDVMGEFDTEAILERAPEREDDFFVVPSIIEDK; encoded by the coding sequence ATGGCACTTATTTCAAAAGAAGAAGTAAAAAAGATCGCGCGCATTTCGGCGATTGAAATCAATGAAAGTGAGATTGAATCGTTCACAAAACAGCTTGGAGATGTTCTTGCCTACGCAGCGCGCGTTCAGGAAATAGCAGCTGAGTTGGAAGAACCTTCAAGTAAAAATATAAATATGTTCCGTGAGGATGTTATGGGTGAATTTGATACCGAAGCTATTTTAGAACGTGCACCGGAACGAGAAGATGATTTTTTTGT